The uncultured Roseibium sp. genome contains a region encoding:
- a CDS encoding DeoR/GlpR family DNA-binding transcription regulator, producing the protein MALSLRQQQILAHLEVHGKAAISELADHLGVSDETVRRDLKGLSADGVVEKFHGGVRLSTPRTEPPFERRLRDAVEAKTAIARRAAAYIREGATVMLDNSSTACFLARELTHREPMTILTISLEIAQIFAVAGSRHRVILPGGEMRAADRTLCGTGAIEFLKQFTPSYFVMSVVAGSPKGCLDFDMFEAEFKRAMIPRADETIMLIDSSKFGKSGLVHVCDWSEIDVLVTDHAPRDIQEHVEHGHLLLAQPVAIEVLTCK; encoded by the coding sequence ATGGCTCTGAGTTTGCGCCAGCAGCAAATACTCGCGCATCTGGAAGTTCACGGAAAAGCGGCGATCTCCGAACTCGCGGATCATCTCGGCGTTTCCGACGAAACCGTCCGACGGGATCTGAAGGGCCTGTCCGCGGATGGGGTCGTCGAAAAGTTCCATGGGGGCGTCCGTCTCTCGACACCGCGCACCGAGCCGCCTTTCGAACGGCGGCTCCGGGACGCGGTGGAGGCCAAGACCGCGATCGCCCGGCGCGCGGCTGCCTATATCCGGGAGGGCGCTACCGTTATGCTGGACAACAGTTCGACGGCCTGTTTCCTCGCCCGCGAACTGACCCATCGCGAACCCATGACAATCCTGACGATCTCGCTTGAAATCGCGCAGATTTTCGCCGTCGCGGGGAGCCGGCACAGGGTCATTCTGCCCGGTGGCGAGATGCGCGCGGCGGACCGCACACTGTGCGGAACCGGAGCCATCGAATTCCTCAAGCAGTTCACACCGAGCTATTTCGTGATGTCCGTGGTTGCGGGGTCTCCGAAGGGATGTCTCGACTTCGATATGTTCGAGGCGGAATTCAAACGAGCAATGATTCCACGCGCCGACGAGACGATCATGCTGATCGATTCCAGCAAGTTCGGCAAATCCGGCCTGGTTCATGTTTGCGATTGGTCCGAAATAGATGTCCTGGTGACGGATCATGCGCCTCGGGATATCCAGGAACACGTCGAGCACGGTCATTTGCTCCTTGCTCAGCCGGTAGCCATTGAGGTTTTGACTTGCAAGTGA
- the xrtT gene encoding exosortase T: protein MTRLCLSSLAAGKPTAFSPAAVGLFLASGVLAYEPLHWLVGTWLDPSYPTSGAVYLIALFGLLLWSLTSPVVRSEAGERHRRGAVGLLAVSALIRLAGQVLAVNVVGGLALGLDVFALAVLLRTGARARPVSALWLAVLFLFTLPVERILQRIAGYPLQSLSADLSCGLLGIFFDDLSCSGVRLQLAGQDVLVDLPCSGTAGLMLSLAFVTILHALYRPRLMTAMLWTAAALASAITGNALRISLLAVGLGYPDSMFGLNVMAEPVHSLIGYLTLGLSLAPVFLFYRPNAVPASKMTGGAPAGAVQSADFTFPVSGWMRGAAALGFLGLALVIVNLPRQAFDVSSPVTSRTLPAVIGGEAGVVEPLLPVEQTYLTQFGGHAEKRRYGPLALTLVQTSSPLRHLHAPDDCLRGLGYRMEFLGTRMAPVPTALYRASSAEGRQWRVAVSFVSDRGHITNNIAEAIWLWLQEPKTAWTSIQRITPWQMPEDERKGLEASVATALDLPREVLVEKRSAKAGSARGVVPPLPSFQTSEAQPSADLESRHQPRRRCVVLSNESGARSRSRCHLDSRSRDGASRHTVWNDGRKQQRFSSKSPDLPKPDFPKP from the coding sequence ATGACCCGTTTGTGCCTTTCTTCTCTCGCGGCCGGCAAGCCGACCGCCTTTTCACCCGCCGCCGTGGGGCTCTTCCTGGCGTCGGGGGTGCTGGCCTATGAGCCGCTCCATTGGCTTGTGGGGACGTGGCTCGATCCGTCTTATCCGACGTCCGGTGCCGTCTATCTGATTGCCCTGTTCGGATTGCTCCTGTGGTCGCTGACCAGCCCGGTGGTGAGGTCAGAGGCAGGGGAGCGGCACCGGCGGGGGGCGGTCGGGTTGCTGGCGGTTTCCGCCTTGATACGGCTGGCCGGACAAGTGCTGGCGGTCAATGTGGTCGGCGGCCTGGCGCTGGGGCTCGATGTATTCGCCCTGGCGGTGCTGCTGCGCACGGGGGCAAGAGCCCGGCCGGTGTCGGCCCTTTGGCTGGCGGTGCTGTTCCTGTTCACCCTGCCGGTGGAGCGCATTTTACAGCGGATCGCCGGCTATCCGCTTCAGTCGTTGTCCGCGGATCTTTCCTGCGGGTTGCTCGGCATATTCTTCGACGACCTGTCCTGTTCTGGCGTGCGGCTGCAGCTTGCCGGACAGGACGTACTGGTGGACCTTCCGTGTTCGGGCACCGCCGGGCTGATGCTGTCGCTTGCCTTCGTCACGATCCTGCATGCGCTTTACCGGCCCCGGCTGATGACTGCCATGCTGTGGACTGCGGCTGCCCTTGCCTCCGCGATTACAGGTAATGCCCTGCGCATTTCCCTGCTGGCCGTGGGGCTCGGCTATCCGGACAGCATGTTCGGCCTGAATGTCATGGCGGAACCGGTGCACAGCCTGATCGGCTACCTGACCCTTGGCCTGTCGTTGGCACCGGTGTTCCTGTTCTACCGCCCAAATGCCGTGCCAGCTTCCAAGATGACGGGTGGGGCACCCGCGGGGGCTGTCCAAAGTGCAGACTTCACCTTCCCAGTTTCCGGTTGGATGCGGGGGGCTGCAGCGCTGGGCTTCCTGGGGCTGGCGTTGGTTATCGTCAACCTGCCGCGTCAGGCGTTTGATGTCTCTTCCCCTGTGACCTCTCGTACGCTTCCCGCCGTGATCGGTGGCGAAGCCGGGGTTGTGGAACCGCTGTTGCCGGTGGAGCAAACCTATCTGACCCAATTTGGCGGACACGCCGAAAAGCGCCGCTATGGTCCGCTGGCACTGACCCTGGTGCAGACCAGCTCGCCGCTGCGTCACCTGCATGCGCCGGACGATTGCCTGCGCGGGCTTGGCTACCGGATGGAGTTCCTGGGCACCCGGATGGCGCCGGTGCCGACCGCCCTTTACCGGGCGAGCTCCGCCGAAGGGCGCCAGTGGCGCGTCGCCGTCTCCTTCGTCTCCGACCGGGGGCACATCACCAACAACATCGCCGAGGCGATCTGGCTGTGGCTGCAGGAACCGAAAACGGCCTGGACCAGCATTCAGCGCATAACCCCGTGGCAAATGCCCGAAGACGAGCGGAAAGGCCTGGAAGCCTCCGTCGCCACCGCGCTCGACTTGCCGCGAGAGGTGTTGGTCGAGAAACGCTCTGCGAAGGCGGGGAGTGCAAGGGGCGTAGTCCCGCCCCTACCGTCATTCCAGACAAGTGAGGCGCAGCCGAGCGCTGATCTGGAATCCAGACATCAGCCGCGCCGAAGGTGCGTCGTTCTCTCCAATGAAAGCGGTGCTCGCTCACGCTCGCGCTGTCATCTGGATTCCAGATCTCGCGATGGCGCTTCGCGCCACACGGTCTGGAATGACGGGAGAAAGCAGCAGCGTTTCAGCTCCAAATCTCCCGACCTTCCCAAACCTGATTTTCCAAAGCCTTGA
- a CDS encoding inositol monophosphatase family protein, which produces MDDFEAIALNALEAARPLARSYFRTPLKVERKADCSPVTLADRAVERAMTAVLEKACPNHGVLGEEYGTSGADGRHVWVIDPIDGTKSFISGVPLFGTLISLLEDGAPILGGIDMPMLGETWIGRVDRDTRMNGETCRSARQTRLEDAVLFATSPDQFTAEEYRLFDGLSQVCAGRRFGGDCYSYGLMASGHIDLILEAGLQPYDYLPLVPIVTGAGGVITDWNGAPLTLRSQGRVLAAATPDLHREAVERLRNCAA; this is translated from the coding sequence ATGGACGATTTCGAGGCGATCGCGCTGAACGCCCTGGAGGCAGCGCGACCGTTGGCCCGGTCCTATTTTCGGACGCCGCTGAAAGTCGAACGCAAGGCCGACTGCAGTCCCGTGACGTTGGCGGACCGTGCCGTCGAGCGGGCCATGACGGCGGTACTGGAGAAAGCCTGCCCGAACCATGGGGTCCTGGGTGAGGAATACGGGACGTCCGGAGCGGACGGGCGCCATGTCTGGGTGATCGATCCCATCGACGGCACCAAGAGCTTCATCTCCGGGGTGCCGCTTTTCGGGACGCTGATCTCGTTGCTCGAAGACGGGGCGCCGATCCTCGGCGGGATCGATATGCCTATGCTTGGCGAGACCTGGATCGGCCGTGTGGACCGTGACACACGGATGAATGGCGAGACCTGCCGGAGCGCACGGCAGACACGGTTGGAGGACGCGGTGCTTTTCGCAACATCGCCCGATCAGTTCACGGCGGAGGAATACCGTCTTTTCGACGGTTTGAGCCAGGTTTGCGCCGGCCGCCGCTTCGGCGGCGACTGCTATAGCTACGGTCTTATGGCTTCAGGACATATCGATCTGATCCTGGAGGCCGGGCTGCAACCCTATGATTATCTGCCCCTGGTCCCGATCGTGACGGGGGCAGGCGGGGTGATCACCGATTGGAATGGCGCGCCATTGACCTTGCGTTCGCAGGGCCGGGTTCTGGCTGCGGCTACACCGGATCTGCATCGGGAAGCCGTGGAACGGCTCAGGAATTGCGCTGCCTGA